GCCACGCCCACGCACCACGCCCGGCGGAAACGGATCGGCAACCTGGAAGCCGGTGCCGAAGATCAGGCAGTCGGCCGGGTGACGCGCACCGTCGGTCGTGATCACCGCGTCTTCCTCGATGCGGGCGATCCCGGTGGTGGTCACCGCCACGTTCTGGCGCGACAGCGCGGGGAAGTAGTCGTTGGAAATCAGCACGCGCTTGCAGCCCATCGTGTAGTTCGGCGTCAGCGTGGCGCGCAGTTGCGGGTCGGGCACCTGACGGCGCAGATGCCGTTCGGCGACTTTCTGCGCGGTTTTCATCAGCGACGGATGAATCGCGAAACCGAGCGCCCGCGATTCGAGCATGCAGTAGAGCGCCGAGCGCATGATCTTCTGTGTGAACGGCAGATGCCTGAAGAGCCATTGTTCGAGCGGCTTCACCGGACGGTCGGCCTTCGGCATGATCCACGGCGGAGTGCGCTGGAACAGTTCCAGATGCGCGACGCGCGGCGCGATCTGCGGCACGAACTGGATCGCGCTTGCGCCGGTGCCGATCACGGCGACACGTTTGCCGTCGAGCGGATAACCGTGGTCCCATTGCTGCGAATGGAACGTCTTGCCGCGAAATTTTTCGATCCCCGGAATGTCGGGGAGGGCCGCGCGAGAGAGGCCACCCATCGCCGAAATCAGCACGCGCGCGGACCATTGCTGGCCGTTCGCGAAAGTCAGTTGCCAGCGGTGGCGCGTCTCGTCGTAGATCGCGCTCGCCAGTTCATGGCCAAAGCGCACATGACGCTGAACGCCGAAGCGCTGCGCGCATTCTTCCAGGTAACCGCGAATCTCCGGCTGGCGCGCGAACATGCGGGTCCAGTGCGGATTCGGGGCGAAGGAGAACGAATAGACGTGCGATTGGACGTCGCAGGCGCAACCGGGATAGTGGTTGTCGCGCCAGGTGCCGCCGACCGACGCGGCCTTTTCCGCGATGATGAAGTCGGTCAGGCCGGCTTGCCGCAGGCGAATCGCCATGCCGAGCCCCGCAAAGCCGGAGCCGATGATGGCGATGTCGGTATCGACCGGCGCGGACGCGTCAGCGGTGGCTTCGTGGGGCGTCATACGTGCGTTCATCCGATCCGTCTCCTTTTTACCGTCTTAACTGTTACATTGAGTGATGTAACAATAGAGGCTGGTAACGGATGACGCAAGAAGCCGGTTAGATGTCCGGCTCTAGGAGCGGCCGCACGCCGCGGTCGGCGGGTCTATTTCGCCGCGAGCGCCGCCGTGGCAACGGGGTTCTGCCACACGGCGTCCTTCACGACGATTTTCTGCGGAATCAGGTGAGCGCCGTAGAAGGCATCCGCGACGCCTTGCTGCGAGCGGGCGATGTCTTCGGTGACGACCGTGGTGCCGTACGGATAGCGGCGTACCCATGTTTCGACCAGTTTCGGGTCCAGGCCGACCTTCGGCGCGATCAGCGCAGCGGTTTCCACCGGATGCGCGTTGACCCACAGGCCGGCCGCGCGTAATTGTCCAAGAATCGCGCCGACCACCTCGGGATGCTGCCGGGCGAAGTCGCGGGTGGCCTCGTAGAAGTTGTAGGGGCCGTTGAGACCCGCGTAGTCCGCCAGGGTGCGCGCTTTCAACGCCTGCTGCGCGGACGCGTAGTACGGATCCCAGATCACCCACGCATCGACGCTGCCGCTTTCGAACGCCGCGCGCGCGTCGGCGGGGGCCAGGTAGACCGGCCGAACGTCTTCGTAACGCAGGCCGGTTTTTTTCAGCGCTTCGAGCAGCAGGTAGTTCGAGCTCGATCCTTTCTGCAGCGCGATCCGTTTGCCTTTGAGATCGGCGACGTTGCGCAGCGTCGAATCGCTTCTCACCAGAATCGCTTCCGCGTGCTCGCCGGACGGTTCCGCGCCCACATAGACGAAGTTCACGCCGCCGGCCTGCGCGAACACCGGAGGCGGCGCGCCGGTATAGCCGAAGTCGACGCTGTTCGCGTTCAGCGCTTCGAGCAGTTGCGGTCCCGCCGGGAACTCGAACCACTTGATGCTGTAGCCGAGCGGTTTGAGGCGTTCGTCGAGCGAGCCTTGGGCCTTCAGTATCGCGAGCAGGCCGGACTTCTGGTAGCCGATGCGCAGGACCTTGGCGGCATCGCTGCCGTTGTGGTTGTCGTTGCCGCCTGACTGCGCGGTGGCGTTGACGGTGGTGAAGGTGGTGAATGCCGTCAGCAAAGCGGCGGCGACGTGAAGCGGAAAACGGGCGTGGCGGGTCATGCGGCGAATCTCCATGGCGTGCGATTGTGATTTCGCCGGCCGTGCGTCGTCAGCGTGGTCCTTGCGCACGCGGGTCATCTGACAGCAGGTGACGTGACGTGCATGGACGCGCAAGCGCTGGGAAACACGTCGCGGCGACGTTCATGGATCGTCGCATGGACGAGGAGCGCTACCAACGAAGCAATGGAGATTTGAATATGACGCGCGAGGCGCCGAGGCGGCGAGGCCGCACGTGGCGTGCGGCGAGCAGCGTATGGCTACTTCTTCGGCTTGTCCGGTTTCGCGGCAGCGCCGTCGGCGGGATGGCCCAGCTTCTTTTCCATGATCGCCGCGACGCGGTCGCCCAGGTAGTCGCCGGAGGCTTCTTCGAGCGCGCGGTTCATTTCGCTTTCCACCAGCACCATGGCGAGCGGCCGCACGCGCCAGATCGCGTCGACCAGCGCGGGCACGTCGGCGGGCGGCGGCAGCGCGTCGGCGTCGTAGCGATCCAGTTGATGGACCACCAGATCCACCAGCGCTTTGGCGACCGCCTGGAAATGCGGCCGGGCGATGCCGACGGCGTCGAGCAGATCGGCGAGCGGAATGCCTTCCTTCGCCATGGTCGCGCCGGCGGCCAGCGCCGTGGGATTGCCCGACACGAACGAGAGGCCGTGGCGTTCCAGCAGACCGAGCTCGACCGCTTTGCCGAGCGCGCTCGGCGTGGCTTTGTCGCCGAACATTTGCAGCAGTTCGATCAGCGAGTATTTCTTCGGACGCTCACGCGACCAGCGGCCGCCGATCGCGGTCTCCAGACCGAGGATCGAACGCAGATCATGGCCCTCGTCGACGGCCATGATCAGGTCTTGAATGTTCGCCAGGGTGTAGCCGCGAGTCAGCAGGTGATTGATCAGCTTCAGACGCGACACGTGCGTGTCGTCGTACACGCCGACCCGGCCGCGCTTTTCCGGCGGCGCGAGCAGGCCCCGGTCCTGATAGGCGCGCACGTTGCGCACCGTGGTGTCGGTGACGCGCGCGAGTTCGTCGACGGTGTATTCGTTGCGCGGCGCTGGGCTGGCCGCGACGTTGGCGTCGGCGGGCGAGGGCGGGACGGAGGGCGGCATGTTGGGCATGGGCGGATTTTAACGCGGCCGTCGGCGCGGCCGCCAGCCTGGCAGTGCGTCATGTTGCGTCATGGCGCGTGATGGGAGCGAGCGGGACCGTGCGTCGCGCGCCTGCGGCGACGCTTATTCCAGGTAGGATCGAATCAGTTTTTCATTGGCGTCGGAGTAGTCATAGCAATTCGATCGTAAATCGACCGGCGCTGCGAACATGATCGTTTCGCACCACCAGCCGTTGTATCTGACTTCGGCGTGTTTATGGGTTGCGTCCAGCATGTGGCCGAATTCGTGGGCGAGAGTTTGATGGCTGCTAGCACTTGCAATGCCGTAGTCGCCGCCCTGAAAGGCTATTCCTGCCGTGGTACTGCTTATCGGATTGCGCGTGAAGAGGAGGAATTTGCTATCGACGTCGATCTCCTGCGGAAACCTGGCGCGCACGAGTGTCAGCCACTCGAGGAGCTTCCTGTTAGGGTCGTCGCTCGCATAGGCAAAGTCGGTGACGCCGGGAAGGTCGCGGCGAATATCGATCGCCATTGTGCGCCCAACCGGCAGCAAGGCTTCAATGAGTCCAACCCACCAGCTTAGGTGATCGTTGATCGCGACGTTTTTGGCGTCGTCGTGAACGAATATGGAGAAGATCAATTCAGCGGTATCGCGACTGTCGGCCTTTGCTTTTGCACGGTCGCCGGTAGGCGATTCCGGTGTGGTTTCGCCCGGCGCAAGCACGATGTCGCGAAGAACGGTTTCGCTTTTGGCCGGCTGGGTGAGAACGCGTATCTCGGGGTTGGGTTTTTGGGTGGCGTAGTTGATCGTGTACGCGTCGGAATGCGGCGCCGCGTTGACAAAAATATCCAGGCGGTCCGCGTAGCGGGTAAAAATCGCCGGATAGCCGTCGACCTTGCCGCGGTACAGCGCGGCCTCGCCATCGTCCGAATAAACCAGCCTGACCGGCATGCGCGTGTCGACATGCATGATCGCAGCGGCACGCGTCGCATCGGCGCGCGCGGCGCCTTGAGCCGGCAGGTCGCCGCGTAAGCCGGCCGGCAATCCGCGAGCGACCGCTCCGTCGAAGTCCGTTACCGTGGAAGCGACGCTGCCTCCCGCCGCAGCCAGCAGGCACACCAGCAGCAAAAACGCGAGAGCCGCCGCGAAGCGTGAACGAGGTGCGTCGACGTTGCGCGTCGAGCGCATCGGCTGCTGGCATGAAAAAGGGAGATGGGGCACGGCGCGCTCCTGAATGTCGAGGTCACGTCGAATCCTTTGAACCGGAAATCGACCTTCTCGCGCGCCGCTACTCGTTGGCGCCGCGAGTCACCTCGAAATTAGGCGCAGCGATCCCATGCGTCCAGTGACAAGGCGACGCGAGCGCTTCTGGTACGCCCCTACGCGACGTCGTCCGGCGCCGTCGAATCGCCCACGCCGAGCTTGCGTTGCATCAGCGTGGTATCGAGCCAGCGGCCGTGCTTGAAGCCGACCGCCTTCAACGTGCCGGTCAATTCGAAGCCCAACTGCGTATGCAGCGACAGCGAGCCGCCGCTGCCGCCGTCGGCGATCACGGCGACCATCTGACGCCACGGTCCGGTTTCGCAACGCTCGATCAGCGCTTCGAGCAGGATGCGTCCGAGGCCTCGGCCGCGATACGCGTCGTTCACATAGATCGAATCTTCGATGGTGTTGCGATACGCGGCGCGCGGCCGGTAAGGCGTCGCGTAGCAATAGCCGGCGACTTCGCCGTCGATCTCGGCGACCATATACGGCAGCCCATGGCTGCGCACCGACGCGAGCCGTGTGCGCAGATCGTCGACGGAAGGCGGCGTTTCTTCGAACGAGGCGACGCCGGTCAGCACATGGTGCGCGTAGATCGCCTGGATTGCGGGTAGATCGGCTTCGGTGGCGTCGCGAATCAGCGGTGGGTTGCGCGGCGAATTCAGCGGCGAGGTCGCGGTCGCATCCGATGCGGCAGGCGTGGAGGGCGCGGGGCGGGTGGTGCTCATACGTGTTCCTGTCGTGGCCGTTGGAATGAATACGTTTGACTATGCCCGCCGCGCGCGCGGATTTGAAGCGAGTCAAAAATCGCCATCGCGTATGGCCGCTATTCGTGTGGCAATACCGGTCAGTTATGCGAGTACGTGTCCGGCTGCTTCACATGTCCACGGTGACGCTTCTGATGTTGAGTCTTGTGCTTCGGGCTGGCGTTGGATTGCGCGGGCGCGCCATGGCCATTGCCGGACGGCAGCGTGCTCTGGCCTTCGCCGAAGCGGAAAGTTTGCGAGGTTTGAGCGACCGCACCGGCGGACAGCGTCAAAGCGGCGACGAGGCAAAGCGACAATTTCATGAATCCTCCTTCGGAACGAGCCGCAGAGGATACCCGGTTTGCAACGGAGGGGTCGATTCGGTCGATTCGGCCGATTGACTGCAACACGCGCCCATGCGCCGAAAGCGTCAAAGATCGAACTGGTCGAATTCGCTCTGCAGTTCGCGGTTACGGGCGACGCGCTCGTCGATACCCGGCCCGAGCCGTTCGACGATCGCCGAGATCAGCAGATTGAACAGGCACGTGAGTGGCGCGAGCGAATCCCAGAACTGACCGACATCGGTTTTCACCTGCAGCAGGTCGCCGTCGAATTCGCGCGCCCACGGACAATAGATATCGGTGACGAGCGCGAACGGCAAACCGCGTCGCGTGGCCGCTTCGCAATAGCGGCGCGCGACCTTCGAATAGGCGCGCGTGTCGGTCACGATCAGATAGGGTGACTTGAAGTCCGAGTTCAGCGAATCGACATACGAGCCCGACATGCCGTCGGAATAGAACACGCGCGGGCGAAGATATTCGAGGTAGCTATAGAACGCGTTGCTGATACCGCGGGTGGATTGAATGCCGAGAATGTAGACGGCGTCCGCGGTTGCGATGCGATCGGCGACACGCGCGAAGGCGGGTGATTGCGCGAGCTGGTAGACATGCTGGATCGCGCCGACTTCGAGTTCGAGCGAATGGGCGAGCGCCGCATTCGGCGCAGTGGGACCGCCCGCGTGCGGCGCGGCTTCGTCGTGCTGGCCG
This genomic stretch from Paraburkholderia bryophila harbors:
- a CDS encoding flavin-containing monooxygenase, whose protein sequence is MNARMTPHEATADASAPVDTDIAIIGSGFAGLGMAIRLRQAGLTDFIIAEKAASVGGTWRDNHYPGCACDVQSHVYSFSFAPNPHWTRMFARQPEIRGYLEECAQRFGVQRHVRFGHELASAIYDETRHRWQLTFANGQQWSARVLISAMGGLSRAALPDIPGIEKFRGKTFHSQQWDHGYPLDGKRVAVIGTGASAIQFVPQIAPRVAHLELFQRTPPWIMPKADRPVKPLEQWLFRHLPFTQKIMRSALYCMLESRALGFAIHPSLMKTAQKVAERHLRRQVPDPQLRATLTPNYTMGCKRVLISNDYFPALSRQNVAVTTTGIARIEEDAVITTDGARHPADCLIFGTGFQVADPFPPGVVRGRGGVDIVDTWRDGAHAYLGTALPGYPNFFMVVGPNTGLGHNSMVFMIESQVEYILRALKTMNAERAAAIEVRPQVERAYNERIQQKLGRAIWSTGGCKSWYLDPKTGKNTTLWPGFAYKFRQATSTFSMDDYVAYAPAQQPVGMAMNAPMEAPKNAPVTASAEAT
- a CDS encoding sulfonate ABC transporter substrate-binding protein, which encodes MTRHARFPLHVAAALLTAFTTFTTVNATAQSGGNDNHNGSDAAKVLRIGYQKSGLLAILKAQGSLDERLKPLGYSIKWFEFPAGPQLLEALNANSVDFGYTGAPPPVFAQAGGVNFVYVGAEPSGEHAEAILVRSDSTLRNVADLKGKRIALQKGSSSNYLLLEALKKTGLRYEDVRPVYLAPADARAAFESGSVDAWVIWDPYYASAQQALKARTLADYAGLNGPYNFYEATRDFARQHPEVVGAILGQLRAAGLWVNAHPVETAALIAPKVGLDPKLVETWVRRYPYGTTVVTEDIARSQQGVADAFYGAHLIPQKIVVKDAVWQNPVATAALAAK
- a CDS encoding MerR family transcriptional regulator, with the protein product MPNMPPSVPPSPADANVAASPAPRNEYTVDELARVTDTTVRNVRAYQDRGLLAPPEKRGRVGVYDDTHVSRLKLINHLLTRGYTLANIQDLIMAVDEGHDLRSILGLETAIGGRWSRERPKKYSLIELLQMFGDKATPSALGKAVELGLLERHGLSFVSGNPTALAAGATMAKEGIPLADLLDAVGIARPHFQAVAKALVDLVVHQLDRYDADALPPPADVPALVDAIWRVRPLAMVLVESEMNRALEEASGDYLGDRVAAIMEKKLGHPADGAAAKPDKPKK
- a CDS encoding GNAT family N-acetyltransferase, which gives rise to MSTTRPAPSTPAASDATATSPLNSPRNPPLIRDATEADLPAIQAIYAHHVLTGVASFEETPPSVDDLRTRLASVRSHGLPYMVAEIDGEVAGYCYATPYRPRAAYRNTIEDSIYVNDAYRGRGLGRILLEALIERCETGPWRQMVAVIADGGSGGSLSLHTQLGFELTGTLKAVGFKHGRWLDTTLMQRKLGVGDSTAPDDVA
- the sapR gene encoding sap1 transcriptional regulator SapR, whose protein sequence is MPTAFTQTVEARFAELTPTSKRVASYMLANLDRLGLENADQIAQQAGTSGISVGRFLRSIGYQNLDDLKRELRGAQERPWLITDRLDAFRRGAGQHDEAAPHAGGPTAPNAALAHSLELEVGAIQHVYQLAQSPAFARVADRIATADAVYILGIQSTRGISNAFYSYLEYLRPRVFYSDGMSGSYVDSLNSDFKSPYLIVTDTRAYSKVARRYCEAATRRGLPFALVTDIYCPWAREFDGDLLQVKTDVGQFWDSLAPLTCLFNLLISAIVERLGPGIDERVARNRELQSEFDQFDL